From Zingiber officinale cultivar Zhangliang chromosome 5B, Zo_v1.1, whole genome shotgun sequence, the proteins below share one genomic window:
- the LOC121987004 gene encoding zinc finger protein STAMENLESS 1-like, giving the protein MLENQTTSTEQLTTKEHQRVVSGEQKAEENSLDLNDYPAEHGEKPIVESPMASAASVGSTRFKRKKGLGKDEAERVYECRFCSLKFCKSQALGGHMNRHRQEKETETLNRARRLVFCNESLAGAAAVIGLKDLARTGSQIHIGGYQHFAAGGGGGSINGEAFLQFRPVVYPNAPVQQYIYPSYSPPSHSLPYTSPRVQRSGATIGDYCVGHVASGSAQRQAQYGPHRDPGFTCYGAPLSHSSSSVEEARPATSRDHGAPCNLK; this is encoded by the exons ATGCTGGAAAA TCAGACGACTTCAACTGAACAACTGACTACCAAAGAGCATCAGCGCGTAGTTTCTGGTGAACA GAAAGCAGAGGAGAACTCTCTCGATCTCAACGATTACCCTGCGGAACACGGCGAAAAGCCGATAGTGGAAAGCCCAATGGCCTCTGCTGCTTCCGTCGGCAGTACTC GGTTTAAGAGAAAGAAGGGTTTGGGAAAGGATGAAGCCGAGAGGGTGTACGAGTGCCGATTTTGCTCCCTCAAGTTCTGCAAATCTCAAGCACTAGGCGGCCACATGAACCGGCATCGACAAG AGAAAGAAACCGAGACGCTCAATCGAGCTCGTCGGTTGGTGTTCTGCAACGAAAGTCTCGCCGGCGCTGCAGCAGTCATCGG ATTGAAAGATCTAGCTCGCACGGGCTCACAAATCCACATCGGGGGCTACCAACACTTCGctgccggcggcggcggcggcagcatTAACGGAGAAGCGTTTCTTCAATTCCGACCAGTGGTTTATCCGAATGCACCCGTGCAGCAATACATTTATCCTTCTTATTCCCCACCCTCACACTCGCTTCCATACACATCGCCACGCGTCCAACGCTCCGGCGCCACCATCGGCGATTACTGTGTTGGCCATGTCGCCTCCGGGAGCGCCCAGCGTCAAGCACAGTACGGTCCTCATCGAGATCCCGGCTTTACATGCTACGGAGCGCCTCTGTCTCACAGCTCCTCCTCGGTCGAGGAAGCGCGGCCAGCGACTTCAAGAGATCATGGTGCGCCATGCAATCTGAAGTAG